The following coding sequences lie in one Alicyclobacillus curvatus genomic window:
- a CDS encoding RNA polymerase sigma factor has product MKDQLSTREAIRSLYELYSNDIYRYAGITLDDSSEAYDVVQEVFLRAYRSWNSYRQQAYAKTWLMSIARNYMIDLHRKHQAHAKNLSASELTDDVADRSPSMYLIPIVQNGLQQLKVEYREAIILRFMENLSVAETAAVLGWSENKVRNATHRGLQKLREVLREVNGQDEI; this is encoded by the coding sequence ATGAAGGATCAACTCAGCACAAGAGAGGCAATTCGTTCATTGTACGAATTGTATTCGAACGATATATACCGGTACGCCGGGATAACACTTGACGATTCTTCCGAAGCGTACGACGTTGTTCAAGAGGTGTTTCTGCGTGCGTATCGCTCCTGGAATTCTTATCGGCAACAAGCGTATGCAAAGACCTGGTTAATGAGCATAGCACGAAACTATATGATTGACCTTCATCGAAAACATCAAGCCCACGCTAAGAACCTTTCAGCATCTGAATTGACGGATGATGTAGCTGATAGGTCACCATCGATGTATTTAATTCCCATCGTTCAAAACGGTTTACAGCAATTGAAAGTCGAGTATCGTGAAGCGATTATTTTACGTTTCATGGAGAACTTATCCGTAGCTGAAACAGCAGCGGTTCTTGGGTGGTCAGAAAATAAGGTTCGCAATGCAACGCATCGGGGGCTGCAAAAATTGAGAGAAGTTCTTAGGGAGGTGAACGGTCAAGATGAAATCTGA